From a single Nostoc sp. MS1 genomic region:
- a CDS encoding inorganic phosphate transporter yields the protein MLLISLFIATLFLAYANGANDNFKGVATLFGSRTTSYQTAILWATFTTFAGSLTATYLGRTIVTQFTGKGILPDAIANAPEFHLAVAIASGLTVLIATIFGFPISTYQSIIGALFGAALVAHGLKVNFAILGVNFILPIFLSSIIAIPLSAGIYILIDYIRNRFNWQTNQIIINVLHYISSGIFSFTRGFNDTAKLASLILIIDYFSVAGAMITIAMAMGLGGLLNSQKIAEIMSTKITSINRTQGLCANIITSILVIIASISNLPISTTQVSVCSIFGVGIIGGKANNLIFAQILLAWILTLPVATIIGGITFRLLQG from the coding sequence ATGTTGTTAATTAGTCTATTTATTGCTACCCTGTTCCTGGCTTATGCCAATGGAGCTAATGACAATTTTAAGGGTGTAGCTACGCTGTTTGGTAGTCGGACAACTAGCTATCAAACGGCGATTTTGTGGGCGACTTTCACGACTTTTGCAGGTTCGTTGACTGCCACATATTTAGGCAGGACTATAGTTACACAATTCACTGGTAAAGGTATATTACCAGATGCGATCGCCAATGCTCCAGAGTTCCATTTAGCTGTGGCGATCGCATCTGGGTTAACTGTACTAATTGCTACTATTTTCGGATTTCCTATTTCTACATATCAGAGCATAATAGGTGCGCTGTTTGGTGCTGCGTTAGTAGCTCATGGGCTTAAGGTCAACTTTGCTATTTTAGGCGTTAATTTTATCTTGCCAATATTTTTAAGCTCTATCATTGCTATTCCTTTAAGCGCAGGAATTTATATTTTAATTGATTATATAAGAAATCGCTTCAACTGGCAAACAAATCAGATAATTATTAATGTTTTACATTATATAAGTTCTGGCATATTCAGTTTTACTAGAGGCTTTAACGATACTGCTAAACTTGCTTCTTTAATACTAATTATTGATTATTTTTCTGTTGCTGGGGCAATGATTACTATAGCGATGGCTATGGGGCTTGGTGGGTTACTCAACTCTCAAAAAATTGCCGAAATCATGAGTACAAAAATTACATCTATAAATCGGACTCAAGGACTTTGCGCTAACATCATTACGAGTATTTTAGTTATAATTGCAAGTATTTCTAATCTACCTATATCTACAACGCAGGTAAGTGTGTGTTCTATTTTTGGTGTAGGTATAATTGGAGGTAAAGCTAATAATTTAATTTTTGCTCAAATTCTGTTAGCTTGGATTTTGACCCTTCCCGTTGCCACTATTATTGGTGGTATAACTTTTAGACTATTGCAAGGATAG
- the arsS gene encoding arsenosugar biosynthesis radical SAM (seleno)protein ArsS (Some members of this family are selenoproteins.) — protein sequence MTIAINTKITNFKSKLDTPLTKQEINILQINLGKRCNLACTHCHVEAGPKRTEELSKEICQQLIELIHKFPQIQTVDLTGGAPEMNYGFKPLVEAARQHHKQVIVRSNLTIYFVDGFGDLPEYFANHQVRVVASLPCYLADNVDKMRGTGVFDDSIKALQLLNQVGYGRNPNLILDLVYNPQLPTSEKFSLTPDQVKLEQDYKKFLQEKFDVIFNNLFTITNLPVGRTKLHLERKKLHTSYLQFLESHFNPQTVANLMCRNQLSVDYLGNIYDCDFNQMMNLSAKTGDGESLTVAKLLEFGSLDVIDEIQTANYCYGCTAGCGSSCGGTLV from the coding sequence ATGACAATCGCTATCAATACAAAAATCACTAATTTCAAATCTAAATTAGATACTCCTTTAACGAAACAAGAGATTAATATTTTACAAATTAATTTAGGTAAACGTTGTAATCTCGCTTGTACACACTGTCATGTCGAAGCTGGGCCAAAACGCACCGAAGAACTATCAAAAGAGATATGTCAACAGTTAATCGAGTTAATTCATAAATTCCCGCAAATTCAAACTGTTGACTTGACAGGCGGCGCACCAGAGATGAACTATGGATTTAAGCCATTAGTAGAAGCTGCACGCCAACATCATAAGCAAGTAATTGTCCGCTCTAATTTAACTATTTATTTTGTTGATGGGTTTGGTGACTTACCTGAATACTTTGCCAATCACCAAGTGAGGGTGGTAGCATCTTTGCCTTGTTACCTAGCAGATAATGTTGATAAAATGCGAGGTACAGGTGTATTTGATGATTCTATTAAAGCCTTACAATTGCTTAATCAAGTTGGTTATGGGCGGAATCCAAATTTAATTTTAGACTTGGTTTATAATCCCCAATTACCTACAAGTGAAAAATTTTCCTTAACGCCTGATCAAGTTAAATTAGAACAAGATTACAAGAAATTTCTCCAGGAAAAATTTGATGTTATCTTCAACAACCTTTTTACTATTACTAATTTACCAGTTGGCAGGACAAAACTTCACTTAGAACGGAAAAAACTACATACAAGTTATTTACAGTTTTTAGAATCACATTTCAACCCTCAAACAGTGGCAAATTTAATGTGTCGCAATCAATTGTCTGTGGATTATTTGGGCAATATATACGATTGTGACTTTAATCAGATGATGAATTTGTCAGCAAAAACTGGTGATGGGGAAAGTTTGACTGTTGCAAAGTTACTCGAATTTGGCAGTTTAGATGTAATTGATGAAATTCAAACTGCTAATTATTGCTACGGCTGTACGGCTGGTTGTGGTTCTAGTTGTGGTGGTACTTTAGTTTGA
- the ilvD gene encoding dihydroxy-acid dehydratase — MAENTTSENFRSKVVTQGVQRSPNRAMLRAVGFQDEDFNKPIVGISNAYSTITPCNMGINRLAERAEAGIKLAGAMPQIFGTITISDGISMGTEGMKYSLVSREVIADSIETVCNGQSMDGVIAIGGCDKNMPGAMIAIARMNIPAIFVYGGTIKPGHYKGKELTVVSSFEAVGEYSAGKIDEDELLAVESQACPGAGSCGGMYTANTMSSAFEAMGMSLPYSSTMAAEDDEKADSTEESAKVLVEAIRHQLLPRQIITRQSIENAISVIMAVGGSTNAVLHFLAIARAAGVELNLDDFETIRGRVPVLCDLKPSGRYVATDLHQAGGIPQVMKMLLVHGLLHGDCITITGKTIAEVLADVPDEPSPSQDVIRPWNHPMYAQGHLAILKGNLATEGAVAKITGVKKPVITGPARVFESEESCLDAILAGKIKAGDVIVIRYEGPKGGPGMREMLAPTSAIIGAGLGDAVGLITDGRFSGGTYGMVVGHVAPEAAVGGNIALVEEDDSITIDANSRLLQLNITEEELASRRAKWQPRPPRYTKGILAKYAKLVASSSVGAVTDLDLFNK; from the coding sequence ATGGCTGAAAACACAACATCAGAGAATTTCCGCAGTAAAGTTGTTACCCAAGGGGTACAGCGATCGCCAAATCGCGCTATGTTACGAGCAGTAGGTTTTCAAGATGAAGACTTTAACAAGCCAATTGTCGGTATATCAAATGCCTACAGCACAATCACTCCCTGTAATATGGGGATAAATAGACTAGCAGAAAGAGCCGAAGCGGGTATAAAACTAGCTGGAGCAATGCCGCAAATATTCGGCACAATTACCATTAGTGATGGTATTTCTATGGGAACGGAAGGGATGAAATATTCCCTAGTTTCCAGAGAGGTAATTGCAGACTCCATTGAAACTGTCTGTAATGGGCAAAGTATGGACGGGGTAATTGCTATCGGTGGCTGTGATAAAAATATGCCAGGAGCAATGATTGCGATCGCTCGGATGAATATACCTGCTATCTTCGTCTATGGTGGCACTATTAAACCCGGACATTATAAAGGCAAGGAGTTGACTGTTGTTAGTTCTTTCGAGGCGGTGGGTGAATACAGCGCCGGCAAAATTGATGAAGATGAACTACTAGCAGTTGAAAGCCAAGCTTGTCCAGGTGCGGGTTCCTGTGGTGGAATGTACACAGCAAATACTATGTCAAGCGCTTTTGAAGCGATGGGTATGAGCTTACCTTATTCCTCCACAATGGCAGCAGAAGATGATGAGAAAGCAGATAGTACAGAAGAATCAGCCAAAGTATTAGTAGAAGCAATTCGTCATCAACTATTACCAAGACAAATTATTACTCGTCAATCCATAGAAAATGCCATATCGGTAATTATGGCGGTGGGTGGTTCAACTAACGCCGTGTTACATTTTCTGGCGATCGCTCGTGCGGCTGGTGTAGAACTAAATTTAGATGACTTTGAAACTATCCGTGGTCGTGTACCCGTTTTATGTGATCTCAAACCCAGTGGTAGATACGTCGCCACAGACCTGCATCAAGCAGGCGGTATCCCCCAAGTGATGAAGATGTTATTGGTACATGGTTTACTCCACGGCGACTGTATCACCATCACAGGTAAAACCATTGCTGAAGTTTTAGCAGATGTCCCCGATGAACCATCACCTAGCCAAGATGTCATTCGTCCTTGGAATCACCCGATGTATGCTCAAGGTCACTTGGCGATACTCAAGGGTAATTTAGCTACTGAGGGTGCTGTTGCCAAAATTACTGGGGTGAAAAAGCCTGTAATTACTGGCCCGGCGCGAGTGTTTGAATCGGAAGAATCCTGCTTAGATGCGATTCTGGCAGGTAAAATCAAGGCTGGTGATGTGATTGTTATCCGTTACGAAGGCCCTAAAGGTGGCCCCGGTATGCGAGAAATGCTTGCACCGACTTCAGCAATTATTGGTGCAGGTTTAGGGGATGCAGTCGGGTTAATTACTGATGGCCGTTTTTCTGGTGGTACTTACGGGATGGTAGTCGGACACGTTGCGCCGGAGGCGGCGGTTGGGGGTAACATTGCTCTGGTCGAAGAAGATGATAGTATCACCATCGATGCTAATTCTCGTTTGCTACAGTTAAATATCACTGAAGAAGAACTAGCAAGCCGCCGTGCTAAATGGCAACCCCGTCCACCTCGTTATACTAAAGGCATTCTGGCTAAATATGCCAAGTTGGTTGCTTCTAGTAGCGTTGGCGCTGTTACAGACTTAGATTTGTTTAATAAGTAA
- a CDS encoding LysR family transcriptional regulator, translating to MELRHLRYFIAVAEELHFSKAAERLHIAQPPLSQQIQQLEAEIGVQLFHRKTKRQVQLTEAGKVFLQEAYQILVQLDTAVALTQRIGRGQTGQLKIGFTSLVIYDLLPLILRQFREQFPQIELVLRELTTSQQEQALRDSQIHVGFAHPPLEDDTISYKCIHTQTLVVALPSTHSLVQTEYISVQNLLDEPLIMFPRYLAPGLYDRIMSLFQQGNISPNITQEAIQMQTIIGLVSAGMGVAITPSSLQNLQRSGVVYRPLLEQVPVIETAVIWQENSLTPLVENFLQFTYFKN from the coding sequence ATGGAATTACGACATCTACGCTACTTTATTGCTGTAGCTGAGGAACTACATTTCAGTAAAGCCGCAGAAAGACTGCACATAGCACAACCGCCTCTCAGCCAACAAATTCAGCAACTAGAAGCAGAAATAGGAGTACAACTTTTTCATCGCAAAACTAAGCGACAAGTACAGCTAACAGAAGCAGGTAAGGTCTTTTTACAAGAGGCTTATCAAATATTAGTGCAACTAGACACAGCAGTCGCCTTAACTCAAAGAATTGGTAGAGGTCAAACAGGTCAATTGAAAATAGGATTTACTAGTTTGGTAATCTACGATTTATTACCCTTAATTTTGCGGCAATTTCGTGAGCAATTTCCCCAAATAGAATTAGTTTTACGAGAATTAACTACAAGCCAACAGGAGCAAGCACTCAGAGATTCCCAAATTCATGTAGGCTTTGCTCACCCACCTTTAGAAGATGACACCATATCTTATAAGTGTATTCATACGCAAACCTTAGTTGTGGCTTTGCCATCAACTCATTCATTAGTACAAACAGAATATATCTCAGTCCAAAATCTTCTGGATGAACCTTTGATTATGTTTCCTCGGTATTTAGCACCTGGACTTTATGACCGTATTATGAGTCTTTTCCAGCAGGGAAATATTTCACCTAACATTACTCAAGAGGCAATTCAAATGCAAACAATTATTGGGCTAGTATCGGCTGGAATGGGTGTGGCGATTACACCATCTTCTCTCCAAAATCTTCAAAGGTCTGGTGTAGTATATCGTCCTTTACTAGAACAAGTACCCGTAATAGAAACTGCTGTTATCTGGCAGGAAAATAGTTTAACGCCGCTTGTGGAAAATTTCTTACAATTTACCTATTTCAAAAATTAA
- a CDS encoding Mo-dependent nitrogenase C-terminal domain-containing protein, with amino-acid sequence MTSVVESPHSNQQIAAWLRGLLTIAWADGNFDEQEKASIIAITKDQLAPGVELDALEKITPEELATVLGKHTPIAENFLRTAVIVAIADGTYSPQEDELLHQLCQALGEPEYILPALRQTLTVKEQLNFSALTPPLTHPHDVLHPLRDWLDGLEIEDPRVARFLCKMIPSQCPFERDVTLFGHKIVHIPPLCKINPLYEQLVSLRFRALSYLADDCKEDISEYI; translated from the coding sequence ATGACAAGTGTAGTTGAATCTCCTCACAGCAACCAACAAATTGCTGCTTGGTTACGGGGGCTACTAACCATAGCTTGGGCTGATGGTAACTTTGATGAACAAGAAAAAGCATCGATTATCGCTATTACCAAAGATCAATTAGCCCCTGGTGTTGAATTGGATGCGCTAGAGAAAATTACACCAGAAGAACTAGCCACCGTTTTAGGCAAACATACACCAATTGCAGAGAACTTTTTACGTACAGCTGTAATAGTAGCGATCGCAGATGGTACATATTCACCTCAAGAAGATGAACTACTGCACCAGTTATGTCAAGCACTAGGCGAACCAGAATACATACTCCCCGCCCTGCGTCAAACTTTAACAGTTAAAGAACAACTAAACTTTTCTGCCCTTACCCCACCACTCACCCATCCCCATGACGTATTACATCCCCTCCGTGACTGGCTAGATGGGTTAGAAATCGAAGACCCCAGAGTTGCCCGTTTTCTGTGTAAAATGATTCCTTCGCAGTGTCCTTTCGAGAGGGATGTCACCTTATTTGGACACAAAATAGTTCATATTCCGCCATTATGTAAAATTAATCCATTATATGAACAGCTTGTAAGTTTACGCTTCCGCGCCCTCTCCTATTTAGCGGATGATTGTAAAGAGGATATTTCAGAGTATATTTAG
- the obgE gene encoding GTPase ObgE yields the protein MQFIDQAQIEVEAGKGGDGIVAFRREKYVPAGGPSGGNGGRGGSVIFVVVESLQTLLDFRYNHIFKADNGGRGGPNNCTGASGKDLIIEVPCGTVIYDAETDEMLADLTQPNQRLVIAEGGKGGLGNQHFLSNRNRAPEYALPGLPGERKLLRLELKLLAEVGIIGLPNAGKSTLISSLSAARPKIADYPFTTLIPNLGVVRKPTGDGTVFADIPGLIEGAAGGAGLGHDFLRHIERTRVLLHLIDATSDDVIRDYNTIQQELQAYGRGLTERMQILALNKIDAVDKETVDLEALATQLNHLSHAPVFLISAVTRTGLEPLLQEVWRILDQINKLEEVEVFS from the coding sequence ATGCAATTTATCGACCAAGCACAAATCGAAGTAGAAGCTGGTAAAGGCGGCGATGGTATTGTCGCCTTCCGGCGAGAAAAGTATGTACCAGCCGGCGGCCCCTCTGGCGGTAATGGGGGAAGGGGTGGTTCAGTGATTTTTGTAGTTGTAGAAAGTTTACAAACCCTCTTAGACTTTCGCTATAACCATATATTTAAAGCCGACAATGGTGGTCGTGGCGGCCCCAATAACTGCACTGGCGCTTCTGGGAAAGATTTAATTATTGAAGTTCCCTGCGGCACAGTAATTTATGATGCGGAAACAGACGAAATGTTGGCTGATTTAACTCAACCTAACCAAAGGTTAGTCATTGCTGAAGGTGGTAAAGGTGGGTTAGGAAATCAGCACTTCTTGAGTAACCGTAACCGCGCCCCAGAATATGCTCTCCCAGGATTACCAGGGGAAAGAAAACTGTTACGTTTAGAGTTGAAACTGCTGGCGGAAGTAGGAATTATTGGTTTACCCAACGCAGGTAAGTCAACTTTAATTTCATCCTTGTCGGCGGCGCGTCCAAAAATTGCTGACTATCCATTCACAACTCTCATACCCAATTTAGGCGTAGTCCGCAAACCTACTGGTGATGGTACAGTATTTGCTGACATCCCCGGATTAATTGAGGGTGCAGCCGGAGGCGCAGGTTTAGGACATGATTTCTTACGCCATATCGAACGGACGCGGGTATTGTTGCACCTAATTGATGCTACCAGTGATGATGTCATCAGAGACTACAATACAATTCAGCAAGAGTTGCAAGCTTACGGGCGTGGTTTAACTGAGCGAATGCAGATTTTAGCGCTGAATAAAATTGATGCAGTTGACAAAGAAACTGTAGATTTAGAAGCACTAGCTACTCAATTAAATCATCTGTCTCATGCTCCAGTTTTCTTAATTTCTGCGGTAACTCGTACTGGGTTAGAGCCATTGTTACAAGAAGTTTGGCGAATCCTTGACCAAATCAATAAACTTGAGGAAGTTGAAGTGTTTAGTTAA
- a CDS encoding N-6 DNA methylase — protein MNLAAIFKDSNYKLSQFTTQEIDNLEKSIIIKQTKTGDVPYVRCLVRNKEIKLTPEEAVRQLYLQVLMQRYLYPVSRITVEYVVTFGREKKKADIAISDKDRPNVPYIIVELKKPKLKDGKEQLRSYCNATGAPIGIWTNGDQISFYQRKNPNYFEDITDIPNANQTLADILNVKFTLEDLIKKDKLVNEKKSLKALIEEMEDEVLANAGVDVFEEVFKLIFTKLYDEWLSGRGNNRNTRLLEFRNTGQTDTALKNKIQILFDRAKKHWEGVFSEDSKITLTVSHLSICVSSLENVKLFNSNLDIVDEAFEYLINQSSKGEKGQYFTPRYVIDMCVKMLNPQEDEYMIDTAAGSSGFPVHTIFHVWKQIIEDEGIKVSNLFSLEEKPYRCEKYVQERVFAIDFDEKAVRVARTLNLIAGDGQTNVLHLNTLDFASWDEVTRDEDWQNIYFEGFKKLKKLRSTKDSYKEFQFDILMANPPFAGDIKEPQIIHRYDLSKKPNGAWQSKVGRDILFIERNLDFLKPGGRMAIVLPQGRFNNSSDKDIRDFIAERCRIVAVVGLHGNTFKPHTGTKTSVLFVQKWNDDPHLGALCPRVEDYNIFFATMRKSGKDNSGEKIWRRVLSKSEEKLSEQDKEKIFLQDEHGHLVVDHDLFNHEGVTQDGKLLRS, from the coding sequence ATGAATCTCGCTGCTATTTTTAAAGACTCTAACTATAAACTGTCTCAATTCACAACCCAAGAAATTGATAACTTGGAAAAGTCTATCATTATTAAGCAGACAAAAACTGGGGATGTGCCTTATGTGAGATGTTTGGTGCGAAATAAGGAAATAAAACTGACACCAGAAGAAGCCGTGCGACAGCTTTATTTACAAGTATTAATGCAGCGTTATCTTTATCCCGTTAGCCGTATTACAGTTGAGTATGTGGTTACGTTTGGGCGAGAAAAGAAAAAAGCTGATATTGCTATTTCTGATAAAGATAGACCGAATGTTCCTTACATTATTGTGGAACTAAAAAAGCCGAAATTAAAAGACGGGAAGGAACAGCTACGTTCTTATTGTAATGCTACAGGCGCACCGATTGGTATTTGGACGAATGGCGATCAGATTTCTTTCTATCAGCGTAAAAATCCTAATTACTTTGAAGATATTACAGATATTCCCAATGCTAACCAAACCTTAGCAGATATTCTCAATGTTAAGTTTACTCTAGAAGACTTAATTAAAAAAGATAAACTCGTCAACGAAAAGAAATCTCTGAAAGCCTTGATTGAGGAAATGGAAGATGAAGTCTTGGCTAATGCAGGGGTTGATGTGTTTGAGGAAGTCTTCAAACTTATTTTTACTAAATTATATGATGAATGGCTATCGGGAAGGGGAAATAACCGCAATACTCGATTACTAGAGTTTAGAAATACAGGACAAACCGACACCGCACTTAAAAATAAGATTCAAATTTTATTTGATAGAGCTAAAAAACATTGGGAAGGTGTATTTAGTGAAGATAGTAAAATTACTTTGACTGTTTCTCACCTCTCGATTTGTGTGTCGTCTTTGGAAAATGTAAAATTATTTAACTCGAATTTAGATATAGTCGATGAAGCATTCGAGTATTTGATTAATCAGAGTAGCAAAGGTGAAAAGGGACAATATTTCACGCCTCGGTATGTAATTGATATGTGTGTCAAAATGCTCAATCCCCAAGAGGATGAGTATATGATTGACACGGCGGCGGGTTCTTCTGGTTTTCCAGTACATACGATTTTTCATGTTTGGAAACAAATAATAGAAGATGAAGGGATAAAAGTCAGCAATTTATTTTCTTTGGAAGAGAAGCCTTATCGTTGTGAAAAATATGTTCAAGAAAGGGTATTTGCTATTGATTTTGATGAGAAAGCGGTACGTGTAGCCAGAACATTAAATTTAATTGCTGGTGACGGACAAACCAACGTGTTACATTTAAATACTCTAGATTTTGCTAGTTGGGATGAGGTGACGCGAGATGAAGACTGGCAAAATATTTATTTTGAAGGTTTCAAAAAATTAAAGAAATTACGCAGCACTAAGGATAGTTATAAAGAATTTCAATTTGATATTTTGATGGCTAACCCGCCATTTGCTGGAGATATTAAAGAACCACAAATTATTCATAGATATGATTTATCGAAAAAGCCGAATGGTGCTTGGCAATCGAAGGTAGGCAGAGATATTTTATTTATTGAGCGTAACTTGGATTTCTTGAAACCAGGGGGGAGAATGGCTATTGTTTTACCCCAAGGACGGTTTAATAATTCGTCTGATAAAGATATTCGAGATTTTATTGCTGAACGCTGTCGCATTGTAGCTGTTGTGGGGCTGCATGGAAATACTTTTAAGCCCCATACGGGAACGAAGACATCAGTATTATTTGTCCAAAAATGGAATGATGATCCCCATCTGGGGGCTTTGTGTCCTAGAGTTGAAGATTACAACATCTTTTTTGCGACGATGCGGAAGTCGGGAAAGGATAATTCTGGTGAGAAAATTTGGCGACGGGTTTTGTCGAAATCGGAAGAGAAGTTATCGGAACAAGATAAGGAAAAGATATTTTTACAAGATGAACACGGTCATTTAGTTGTTGACCATGATTTATTTAATCATGAGGGAGTAACGCAGGATGGTAAGCTGTTACGCAGCTAA
- a CDS encoding IS630 family transposase, which yields MPAKNHLSQEQKERLLKTLKEHENPYVREKILIILLINDGKTYQEISNFLEIAYPTVAYWAVHGDPDNLESFLDGRREGNCRKVTKEYENLLLEIIEKDPVENGYEFGRWTAARLATYLEETTGIKLSGSQVRRILERKKYVYLWAKYSLEDKQNPEKRKAFQEKLSEYLRITKKTPERLQVWFWDESGFSLRVIRRKSWGKKGTRKKVTGQRRRGRVNIMGGLRYHDKKRINFVIKKGNADVFYEQIKSLNNFLLQEWVEQGKSVEEFKDGSAKIVIILDNASFHKRKDILSKIESEMPNIILEFLPPYSPDYNLIELLWHSAKEYIAHRLFESVSQLEELLNKLLNQGGLIIKWERKIKNKGNAVY from the coding sequence ATGCCAGCAAAAAACCATCTTTCTCAAGAGCAGAAGGAAAGGCTACTGAAAACACTAAAAGAGCATGAAAATCCTTATGTAAGAGAGAAGATTCTGATTATTCTGTTGATAAATGATGGAAAAACATATCAAGAAATTAGCAATTTTTTAGAGATTGCATATCCGACAGTCGCATATTGGGCAGTTCACGGCGACCCGGATAATTTAGAAAGCTTTTTAGATGGAAGAAGAGAAGGTAACTGCCGCAAAGTTACCAAAGAATATGAAAATTTGTTATTAGAAATAATTGAGAAAGACCCAGTAGAAAATGGATATGAATTTGGTCGATGGACGGCGGCAAGATTAGCAACATATCTTGAAGAAACAACAGGAATTAAGTTAAGCGGCTCTCAAGTTAGGAGAATATTAGAGCGAAAAAAGTACGTTTACCTCTGGGCAAAATACAGCCTAGAGGACAAACAGAATCCTGAAAAGCGTAAGGCATTTCAAGAAAAGCTATCAGAATATTTAAGAATAACCAAAAAAACTCCAGAGCGTTTACAAGTATGGTTTTGGGACGAAAGTGGATTTAGTTTAAGAGTGATAAGAAGAAAAAGTTGGGGTAAGAAAGGTACAAGGAAAAAAGTTACAGGGCAAAGGAGAAGAGGAAGAGTAAATATTATGGGAGGGTTACGTTATCATGACAAGAAAAGAATAAATTTTGTCATAAAAAAAGGAAATGCAGATGTATTCTATGAACAGATTAAATCTCTAAATAATTTTCTGTTACAAGAATGGGTAGAACAAGGGAAATCAGTTGAAGAATTTAAAGATGGTTCAGCGAAAATAGTTATCATACTAGATAATGCTAGTTTCCATAAAAGGAAAGATATTTTATCTAAAATTGAGTCAGAAATGCCAAATATTATTCTAGAATTTCTTCCACCTTATAGTCCAGATTATAATTTAATTGAATTGCTTTGGCATTCAGCTAAAGAATATATAGCTCATAGATTGTTTGAGTCTGTATCACAGCTAGAAGAATTGTTAAATAAATTGCTCAATCAAGGTGGACTTATTATTAAATGGGAACGCAAGATTAAAAATAAAGGTAATGCTGTTTATTAA
- a CDS encoding NADPH-dependent FMN reductase, with amino-acid sequence MANTPKILAFAGSTRIDSYNKRLVKIAAAGAKAAGAEVTYIDLRDLPLPLYDEDLEAREGLPPNAKTLKDLLISHQGLLIASPEYNSSLTAVLKNAIDWASRPASNEPPLAAFAGKVAAIMSTSPGGLGGLRGLVHLRSILGNIKVLVLPDQVAVPNASQVFNADGSLKDPKQQESVQNLGKNVADILFKLN; translated from the coding sequence ATGGCAAATACACCCAAAATACTGGCCTTTGCTGGAAGCACACGCATAGATTCTTATAACAAAAGGTTAGTGAAAATTGCCGCAGCCGGTGCAAAAGCAGCAGGCGCAGAGGTGACTTACATTGATTTACGAGATTTACCATTACCTCTGTATGACGAAGATTTAGAGGCGCGAGAAGGTTTACCTCCCAATGCTAAAACCTTAAAAGACCTGTTAATTTCTCATCAAGGATTGTTAATTGCTTCCCCAGAATACAACAGCTCGCTGACTGCAGTTTTAAAAAATGCGATTGATTGGGCTTCTCGTCCAGCATCAAATGAGCCTCCTTTGGCTGCATTTGCAGGAAAAGTTGCGGCTATCATGAGTACTTCTCCCGGTGGACTAGGCGGGTTGCGAGGTTTGGTACATCTGCGGTCTATTCTAGGAAATATTAAGGTGTTGGTACTTCCTGATCAGGTTGCTGTACCGAATGCTAGTCAAGTATTTAATGCTGATGGTTCGCTAAAAGACCCTAAACAGCAAGAATCTGTGCAGAACTTGGGCAAAAACGTAGCGGATATTCTATTTAAGTTGAATTAA
- a CDS encoding RNA recognition motif domain-containing protein — MTIYVGNLSYRATEADLRAVFADYGEVKRVVLPTDRETGRMRGFAFVEMNEDAQEDAAITELDGAEWMGRQLKVNKAKPREDDRRGSWGKKQDY, encoded by the coding sequence ATGACTATCTACGTTGGAAATCTCTCCTACCGCGCCACTGAAGCAGACTTAAGAGCCGTATTTGCAGACTACGGCGAGGTCAAAAGAGTTGTATTACCTACTGACCGTGAAACCGGTCGGATGCGTGGTTTTGCTTTTGTTGAGATGAATGAAGATGCCCAAGAAGATGCTGCTATTACTGAATTAGATGGCGCAGAATGGATGGGTCGTCAACTGAAAGTAAATAAGGCTAAACCACGAGAAGATGACCGACGAGGTAGCTGGGGTAAAAAACAAGATTATTAA